gactatagatgacatggcaatggcttatagccagcaattggctatactattaaccatgctcttagagcaactccaacggggcgacccaaacggatGGCGCATTTGTTCGCTTTATGTCCGTttgggccggccggccggccggcgtccGCCCTGTTTTGCATTTGGATCGGCAGTGCACCCAACGCGCCGACCAATTTTCATGTCCGCACTCAAGTTTTAAAAAAGGCCGACGGCTATAGATCATGtcggcaccatgccagcgccgaCATACAAGGCTGTGCTGCCTAGGGTTTAACCCTAACAtatagagcgcctccctcgttgtcGCCACCACGCgggcgttggtgacctcctgctgcgcggcgacggcgacggcggcagctGCGACGGCTTCACCCTTTGCGTCCGCGACGTGCCTCCGACttttcctcttggccgactccgcCGCCCACTGTTCGGGCGTCATCGCCTTCTTTGGCTTGGTCGCGGcggtcttgcgcggggcacgaggcttgcctttgccGAAGAGGGCGGTCTTcatgccggacgaggcgagggaggcgaggccagcggcggcgatgaggtcgaggtcGTCTTCCATGGCGGGTGTGGGGCGGGAGCGCGTGCGGGCAGGAGTGTTTTGGGGAAAATGGGGGGGTGGGATGATGCTTGCTGCCACCGACAGGCGGGCTCGGGGAAAGGAGTAGGCGCTCGCGCGTCCGTCGCGTGTCTGCGCCGACGCAAATTCGGCTCAAAAATGagccgggaatgggtcgcccgcgaACGAAAAGCaaacgcgcgtccgtttgggtcggcactTTGGGCCGCCTGCGAACGAAATGGGTCGCTCGTTGAAGTTGCTCTTAGAGCATGTTTCCTGCTAGTGTTTCGAACTTGTTTCTCTTTCACGAACAGACATACTATTTCCATTCCTcagtactccctccaatccatactATTTTCATTCctcaatactccctccatttcataataTAGTGCGCTCACATTTTCCGAAATTTAAGTTTGATCATAAATTTAGTCAACAAGACCGACTGTGGTGGGAGCAAAAATTGTACCACTGATTATTATCAAAAATACGAATTTAGTGGTACATtgtttgctcccgccgcaatcggtcttgttggttaaatttctGGTCAAACTTAGTTCTTGAAAAATGCAGGGCGCAATATATTGTGGAATGGAGGAAGTAGAAAGAAGGAAGGCCCTGTGAAAAATATTTCAGTTATACGTGGTAAAAAACCTGTATAACATCATGTGGtaaaaaaactccataaacacacGAAAGAGAGGGAGTGCCACTATTAATGTTAGGACCCCGATAAAATCTAAATGTTCGGATTAAGCATTTCATCCCGAACGTTTTTACATGACAACTTTAATTGACGCGAGGTGGCAATTTTAGTTGTTAAGACATGGCAACTTTGTTCCAGTTCATTTTTTTCCCAGAAAATTCCAATGTTTACCAACCTCACGTGACCTAAAGTTGCCATAAAAAAGTTCAGGttaccatgcttaaaatccgaacgttcgggatttatcattgccGTAATGTTAAATTCTTCTTTCTACAAGGAATTTTGAACGCAAAATTCTTATTATCCAAAGTTTCAAACCATATAGTACACCAGTTGATAGCTTGCTAGCACTGTTACACCCAGAAATAGAATACAAAATCACAAGGCGCCAGGCATGTCAAACTCTATCGCAATCACTCCATCCTTGTACTCACACAACCACATCCACAGCTGCCTCACTGCCTCAGTCAGCTCACCTTCTCACCATGCTTAATTAGTTGTAGTTGATCTTCACGCAGAAGCTAATCCCCACCGAGACGGGACGGGAGAGACgtgatatgatataataataaaGAATTAAAAAAAGGTATCGTCAGTTTATTGGATCCTGATCCGCTTCAGGTGGGGCCAGCTCTCCGGCCATCTTATCCGTTAGGTACGGTCACGGGACACGTACGCTCCCCGTCGCGTGTGGGCCCCCGCCGACGAGCTGTCACATAACGGCGGTACTTAACTCCGTTCTTTAAACAGCtctattttcttttcttcttgCCTTTGCACACGTACGTTACGTGCTACGTGCGTCCGGTTGCTTGGTGTTGCGTGTTGGTGGTAGTACATCAGTACGCGAAGCTGACGCCGCCGCCGGAGGCAGTGGCACGGCGGCCGGACCgcacggcggcggtggaggcgcccTTTGCGCAGAAGCTGCTGCCGGCGTCCTCGTCGATGAAGATCTGCCTGCACCGGCACTCCACGCTGCAGAACGCCTTGTCACCTCTGCAATACCACGGATCTAcatcagatatgaatgaatgaacAAACTAGCAAGATCGGGTGTGCATTGATTATAGCTTCTTGATGCAGCTGCACGCGCAACCTAGCTAACCTGTACATGTAGATGTCATTGTTCTCGGCTAGATCCTTGTGGCACAGCAAGCAGCGCTGCAAGAAGGAACTCGTGCTTGCGGTGGGCCTCGCTGCCGGCGACCAAGGGGGTGAGGAGGTCTTGGGGCTATGGAGGGTGGCCTTGCTGATGATCTTGGCCTTGATGGAGTTGCTCTCGTGGGTCTCTAGCAGAACGCTCAGGCCAGCCATGAAGGGGATGCCTATCTTCTCGCTAGCTAATCAAACTCTCTCCTAGCTCCTCTCTAGCTCGAGTGCGAGATCTTTTCTTTCAGGGAAGGGGGTTGGTGCTTATAAAGAGTGAGGAGTGTGTGTGCTGCGGTATGGAACATGTAGAGGAAGCGTTTGATTTTTGGGGGAAATCTATACGGGGACCTTGCCTGACGTGTCTTCCCGTGCGATCTTTCAACGGCCTCCTTCTCCAACGCGGACTAAAATGTACGCAAATCCTTCGGACCGATATGTCCAAACGCTGCAAGTGCGATACCACATCGGTCTATCGACGCGTTTGGTTTTTCCGAAATTCTGCAAGCAAGATACAAATTAGGGGAGCTTTCATGGCTTGGGACCGCCGACACGTACACGCCTGATCGCCAGGTCCCACCCCAAAACCCTCTCCGCGTGAAGCGATCGCCATGCATTCATGCCGGTCAGCTTGTTCCAGAACGGGTGTGACTCCCACACGACATTGATGCCAGTCAGTGCAACAAGACCGGACGGGCGGGTGACACCACTTTAATGTCGACGTGGCAACCGAGAAGTCTACTTTGGCTGGTGCGCCACATTGAAGCCAGCTTCCCGTCCGTTTGTCTGGTCATGCCTATTTAAGCACGGTTCCAATGCCGTCTACACTACACCGCCTTCCCTCCCCGCTTACATTATGGCTACTCCTCTCGGTCTTCGCTCACAGATGTTGACGATGCCAAAGTCATAGTTCTTCGCGCCAGCAGGTGGCGGCTCCGGACCTTGGTGTCACAGTCGTCGCTCTCCGGGCCATCGACCTCCACGACTAAAGGGTCGGCTCCTCTGAGAAGGAGGGGGTTCGTCATCTCGTCCGGCGACAAGGAGGAGCAGCAGACGTGCCTCCGTAGATGGAGCTCGTGATCAAGCGATCGCTCTAGTACCACAATCCGGCGTCGCCTTCACCACCGCgagcccgcgtcaaggaggagtcGGCGTCGCCACCTCGCCACCGCGTCAAGATAGAGTCAGCGTCGCTGTCGCGTCAAGCGGACTCGGTGCCCCTCGCTCAACCGTGGCTTCCAAATCGGATGTTGCGTGAAGGATGAGCCGGCGTCGCCACCGCGCCAGGTCTGGCACATCAATTCTGTCAAGGAGGAGGTGCCCCACGTAACCTAGAAGGTGTCTGGGTGCCTCCTCCACTGCCTCAGTGGCGTGCCAACGGCGACTCCTCGTTGTAGAGCATCCTTTCGGCGGAGGAGAAGATTACCAGAGAGGCAGCATGGAGAGAACGGCACAATGTGGTGTGCCGGGCCTCGTTCACAAAGTCTGACGCGACATCGGCCCTGGTCCTTGCAGACCTCAGCCTACTTCATGTATGACTATACGGCCATGTCATTTGGATGGACCAATGCCCCCAACCTACTTCATGTATCTAATGAACAAGGTTTTCATGGATTCTCTAGATAAATTTGTTATGATCTTCATCAGTGATATACTTATCTACTCCAAGACAGAAGAAGAGCCTGAGCATCATCTGATGATGGTTTTGGGAAAACTTCGAGCGCATCACCTTTAAACCAAGTTCAACAAGTATGAATTTTGTCTAAAGGAAGTTGCATTTTTGGGACATGCCCTAACTGTTAGCAGCCGATCCCAAGAAGATAGAAGTCATAACCAGATGGGAATCACCAACCAACGTCACTGAAGTCAGAAGCTTCTCGGACTCATTAGATATTATCGCAAGTTCATCGAAGGATTCTCTAGCATCGCAAAGCCGATGATCCAACTTCTGTAGAAGGATGAAAAGTTTGAATGCACATCCAAGAGTGAAGAAAAGTTTCCCAGAGTTGAAGAGAGGTTAATCACCGCCCCAGTGTTAGCCACCCCAGATATTCACAAGGACTTCATAGTCTATCGTGATGCATCTAAGCAAGGTCTAGGTTCAGTAGTTGCAGGAAGGAAGAGCCATGACATCCTTGGCAAGGTAAATGTGATCTCATATGCAGAACTGCCCTACTCATGATATGGAactagcagccatagtgcatgctcTTAAGACATGGTGACACTTCCTTATTGGTCATCGTTGTGAAATCTACACGGGCCATAAGAGCCTAAAGTACATCTTCACTTAGAACAAAATAAACATGAGGCAGAGCTGATGGCTTAAGTtaatcaaggattatgatcttggctTTAATTTCCACCCCGAAAAGTCAAATGCCATAGCAGACGCCCTCAGTTGAAAGACATGTAGCATGAATGCCTTAATCAAAGCAGCACAACCAACCCTGTATGCAGAGCTTAAAGAGGTCGGCTTAGAGATAGTCAGTACTGGCTACGAGGTCAGACCCACCCAGGTGGATCAAACCAAGGAAGTCAACTGGCGGATCTTTACATATCTCGGATAGTAAGTTTGCGTGGTCGGTtatatcggatagaggaacccaattcacctctaGATTTTGCACAAGAAGGTTTGGGAAGGAGGTTATCCTTCAACACCGCCTTTCACCCATAGACCAGTGGACAAATAGAGTGAGTAAATTGGATACttgaggatatgctaagagcttgtgtctTAGCTTATGGAGCCAAATGGGAAGATTGCCTTGGTAGAGTTTTCCTAAAATAACACTTACCAGTACAGTatccagatggcaccatttgaaacTTTATATGGATGAAAGTGTTGGACCCTTCTCAACTGGTCGGAGCACGAAGAAAGCGCCATTTTCGGACGTGACATTAAGCAGAAGAACAAGTGCAGCTGATTCGGGAACGTCTAATGACCTCCCAATCAAGACAAAAGACCTACACCGATTCTTATCGTTGCCTCATAATCTTCCAGACCAGAGATCATGCCTACCTAAAGGTCACCCCGCTCAAGGGAAATCAACActtccatgtcaaaggaaagctTCCCCGGCGATATATCGGACCCTTAAAGATCACCGGAAGGCGGGGAGAagttgtgatgcggagcatcctacagacatcaccatgtcaagagttcatttggcaagtgacacgtgcgacatctacttctcatacataaaggtgaatcttctcctttacacttGTTCAcctgaccccttcgaggatggcatactacttgacactccactcatgtgcatgcataggtattgtcggagcttcacggacgacgaggaggagtgcaagcgccaagaaacacctacaccatccgcgagggaagcatggaagagaagacggaagaaaacGGAGCTGCTACAtgctacagccaccggacgtctGGTCACCACCAGACATCCGGTACCTGACGCGGCCCAGCCGGCCAGAAGAACTCCAGTCGACGagtgctacagcggccggacgaccgacgaaCGCTGGACATCCGACAAGTCCCAGCGCCCGGATGACAGACGCCCTCCCGGACGTCTGGTGCCACATTCATAGAATGATATTtacggaagtccgaagacttccggaCGTTCGGActgtcccgagcctccggacgtccgacaccgaccggacgtccgacgcatgTGTGCGCAGccacgggcctttggccttgtatccctctcccacttaccccttcgtcgcttagactataaatagacctcctccacctcctttctagggttagcaaatatgatagctcattcttaggtgagctttgctcctacctctactcttgagagagagagactaccactcccatggagttcaagacctccatgtgagaagatcctgcaggatatcatcaagaccccctcgtgggaagatccgtctaggataccatcaagacctcctctggaagatgaactctaccttgtatcttttctTTTGTTGGTCATGTAccatgtggatcttgtgtgtttgattgtctagtggatgtgtgattggacttattcttgagtgtttccccttgtgatttctccccattcttccctgtgttcttcgagggatcccactccaaacgtgaaagatcggcctacaccgggttagccccgtatcatatggtatcatgagccacgtaaatcacgtatttggagtccctcccatcATGTTCTAGCCTTcctttgcttgatttcgtcctaaatttcgaaaatccccaccaaaaatagccccaattgtttttgtgatttgttggtttgatgatgttttgttgattttgatccatggatttgcttggtttcgagtggatctagcatttccccaagttttcccatctttcatccacgaaatctcatcaattttgaccccaaaatccccatttcccgcccaaaatcgcgccccggatctcaaatcccgcgttgaccccgataCACCGGACGACCGACGCTTTTACGGACGTTCGGAACCCCTGCAACGACCGGAAGTCCGCAACTTTCCGTACGACCGGTGCCACCCAACAGAACCAAATTTACGGATTTCTGAGCCCGACTGGACATCcgacgaccggacatccgtccttttacggacgtctgtaacctgtagtttcagacttcggCTAATTtctgttttgtccataactaattcatccgaactccgattttgatgttctttagctcgttttgaagctattgacatcccccatcccacaaaaatactacaaataccatttgactccatcaaattttcgaaaatttggcaagtttgcctaggccctccaccacatcatccgcatagccaccaccgtcttctgcaacctaaccaattttgttccccatagcattcaTGGTTGCTTGAGTAGCAAttcaagtctcctaaggtgtttcggctacttagggacggttgcttcttcatcaaccagcaccaccatttccgcataaccttgcccacaatacacttccaccaccccaacttaacccactTTTGTTTgaacttgtttgagttgtggcttgtgtctcctaaggtgtttcggctacttaaggacgacaacttcaactcCAACACGtatatagcccatcattccacttccggattgccaagtgcaaaccaccaccgcttttccGCTACTACCATTTGACGtttgcctttgagattttgagttgtggtttttccgtttcctagggtgtttcgacTAACTAGGAACGGGTCTacatcgacaacaccgcctctcatcattgccaaggacggtaacctcgacgacaccattgtacattccccttgcaattgcattgataacttCTAGCCCATTTTCCGTcacttgcctattgagactagctgagggagtcctgaattagggggtgtccggatagccggactaccatcatcagccgaactatcatcggccggactatcatcatcgaccggactccaagactatgaagatataagattgaagacttcgtcccgtgtccggatgggactttccttggcgtggaaggcaagcttggcgatacggatatgtagatctcctaccattgtaactgactctatgtaaccctagccctctccggtgtctatataaaccggatggctctagtccgtaggacccaacaacaaccattacaatcataccataggctagcttctagggtttagcctccttgatctcatggtagatccactcttgtaaacatccacaatatcaatatcaatcaagcagg
Above is a window of Triticum aestivum cultivar Chinese Spring chromosome 6B, IWGSC CS RefSeq v2.1, whole genome shotgun sequence DNA encoding:
- the LOC123134173 gene encoding FCS-Like Zinc finger 3; translation: MAGLSVLLETHESNSIKAKIISKATLHSPKTSSPPWSPAARPTASTSSFLQRCLLCHKDLAENNDIYMYRGDKAFCSVECRCRQIFIDEDAGSSFCAKGASTAAVRSGRRATASGGGVSFAY